The stretch of DNA TGCACCATAACGTGGACCCTCGGTAGCCTCAAACTAGATAGTAAGGGGGTGTTTGGTTCTAGAGACTTTTTTTGTGTTGGGATtagaaaaagtccctagcaaaccaaacacGATTGGACTTTTTTGAAACTTTTTGCTAAAAAACCTTAAaagcacctccttgagagtctttttcaaaaagttCTAGAGACTAGAAAAAGTTCTAGGATTAGAGAACCAAATACCACCTAAGTCATCTCGGGCTTCCACCTGGCTGAAATGagatctttggctataaaattgcatgggtacgacgacgatgaagacataccGAACACCATCAAAGAACCTGGTGCCCAAATCTTCCTATGAAAAAATTGAGGGACTTTCGAGGTAGCGCCTTCCTAGAAAAACATTGACTAGTCATAGTTACTGATCCTCGCATCTTTGAAGAGGATGGTAACGACGTTCGGCAACAATATCCCTAGAACGTACAACACTGTAACTTTGATCTCTTCCGTTGTCAGCACCAGGATCTACCAATGTTTTAAATAATGGACTATGAAAAATAGCAATGAACCTTCAAATCAGCTATAGCGAGTTAAAGCGGACTATTTATGAGGACGATTATTTAACGGCACCCTACTGAAAAAGGTTCCCGTTATTTAAAACTATGGGATCTACCATGTATGCATGCGAAGAGGCGTACATGCAGTCTACCCTGAACCATCAGGTTGCAGGTGGACACGGGCCGCTCACGGCACCCACATAAAACCCCACTCTTTTTCGAGACAAACTCGTCAAGCTTTAATTCAACTGTCACAATATTTACAAGAACGAATAAAAGATCGCTGGGATGGTCTAACCAAACATGACGTCCGGTCCCCAACATTAATGCATGCTTCGCGAGGTTGTGGGCCTCAAAATTCAAGCTCCAAAATTCATTACTAAATGTACAAAAGGAGAAAAACCGAGCTCTATACGTTATTTCATGTACCACTGCTCCGTATGCTGCCGTCGTTCCTCCTTTGATCGCCTCCATCGCAGCTATGCAATCCGAAGCGATGAAAACTTTCTGCTCGTACAGGTCCTCAGCAAGGGTCAGTGCTTCCCTGGTAGCTAGAACTTCAAGCACCTCTGGATCCTCAATGTTGTTGAAGATAACTGTCGAGGCCCCAAAATACACACCTGATGCATCGCGGCAAAACGGCTCCCACAGCCCCCCTTCCACCAGCACGCGGCACTGCCGCATTAATATTAATTTTAAAAAGTCAACATAAAACCTCACTTAATCTGTGTTCGTGGACGCCCGCGTAACCTGCGATTTAAAAAGTGGGCTAAGTGGGCTGACCCACGTCTTCTACATAACCCACTTAATTCTTCCTTCCTATCTTccgaaatcactagttgaggagtatccgttgcaaagatcactccaactcccaggttgcgacaagtgatgcacatgcagcacgccacttgtcgtaacctgggagtttttccttttttcgtagatttgtttattcaaaacgttttatctctcaaaccgtgcgtccaaatctcaaaccgcTTTTACCGTTGGATtccatgttgatagattttgacgaactttttttacgaaaaaaccgaacgaaaaaacCGAACAGGAAGCacaggttttttccctttccgaaagaggcacgcccgtgcctctcacgaaatcacaaccgtgcctctcgcggaagcaaaaccgtgactctcgcggaaggaaaaaaaagagaaaacgctttttttcatttccgaggaggcacggccatgactcccgcgaaagcacacccgtgcctctcgtaGAAGCGAAACCGTGACTCACGCGGAagtaaaaaaaaaaacaaaaaacgagttttttttcgtttctgagaggtacggccgtgactctcgcgaaagcacaaccgtacctctcgcggaagcaaaaccatgactcttgcGAAAGAAAAAAANNNNNNNNNNNNNNNNNNNNNNNNNNNNNNNNNNNNNNNNNNNNNNNNNNNNNNNNNNNNNNNNNNNNNNNNNNNNNNNNNNNNNNNNNNNNNNNNNNNNNNNNNNNNNNNNNNNNNNNNNNNNNNNNNNNNNNNNNNNNNNNNNNNNNNNNNNNNNNNNNNNNNNNNNNNNNNNNNNNNNNNNNNcattttttccgtttccgagaagcacgaccgtgactctcgcgaaagcacaatcgtgcctctcgcgaaagcaaaaccgtgactctcgcgaaagagaaaaaaagaaaacgcgttttttttttcatttctgaaaGGCACggtcatgactctcgcgaaagcaaaaccgtgcctctcgtggaaggaaacccgtgactctcgcgaaaggaaaaaaaagaaaacacgtttAAATAGCTGAAAACGCatgcgaaaaaataaaaaataaaaatgcaaaaaaagcgcgacacgtgacgaatggctgagagcgcgtcaagtggcgctgatcgttgcgaggctccggaATGGAGCGCTCGTTAACTCGTGGCTCGCCTATCTTCCTCGTTCGGTCGTTCCCCTCTCCACACGATGGTAGGGTACGCTGCCGCCGCTGTCGCGCTGCGTCCACCTTCCCCATGGCCAGTCTAGCGCCGCCGTCCACTACCCCATGGACGCCGCAGCGCCGACATCCATCATCTCCATCGACGCCGCAGTGCCGCCTTCCACCTCCATCGTAGCCGCACTAGCGCCACCCCCCACCTCCTCCACGGCTGCACCAGTGCCGCAGTCCACCTCCCCCATGGCTGCACCAGCGCCGCCATCCAACTCCTCCACTGCCAGACCAGAGCAGTTGTTCATCTCCTCCATGCCCGCCCCAGCGGCGCCGCCGTCTACCTCCACTATGGCCGTCACCGGCAACGGTCGCAAGAAGCGACCTCGACATGAAGTCCCAAGGTCTGGCtgcaagaagaataagaagattgCTGATTATCTGATTATCCCCAACATGCCAAGGTAGTTATCTGATTATCCCTTTGAGATCTGGATGTGCGTGCTGTTCAAGAAGATTGCTGTTGTTTGTAATCCTCAGATACCAGTGGAAGGTTTCTCTGCTTCATACATGGTGCTGTTAAAAAAATTCTTGGAATTTATCCCAACCCAAATTCTCTATTTGTTCTATCTAATGTTAGGTTACGGTTACTCCCCTGTCATGCGAAATTCTTGGAATTTATCCCAACCAAAAAAATGTGACAATCTAGTATAGTTTGAAGGTTAGTGGACTGATATTTTTGTCTGTCTACTGAACTTTCTGAAATTCGTTGCAGTGCTGGTGTCTCCTGAACATCACTAGCTTCTAAAATGTTAACATATACTAGTATCCTCTACTAATCTGATTCTACTATACATCTGAATCAGATCTGATGCTAGTACCCTCTACTAATCTTGACATATACTAGTGTGTGTTTGAGTTCACTTTATTTGTAAACCAATAGCAGCAGTTACAACTTCTTTCTCTGTATAGTACTAGCTGTTGCATTCTTGTGTTCTGTAATTGTGCAAAAAAGTCTCTTTTTTCTCTGTGTTATACTTCTAAATTGTGAGTTCTGAGTGCTTATTACTGTTCTCTCTTTTGTTAGCTTTTATTCAGCTGAGTTGAAGAAGCAAGTAAGTTGAACTTCAGTCTTCCTTGATGACCATGCTGGGCGCCAGATAGATGTTTAGAACATCCTGAAGAAATGAGAAAAGTCCATCTAGGATGTAGCCTAATCTGTGTACTGGAATGCTCTGTCCTGCTCAAACTATGCAGTGCTATAGCCTGTAATGGAGTCTGTGGTATGTGGAGTACTGGAGTATGTGGGTATGTTATGTAATTCTCAACAGCTGTACTGTTATAGCCTGCAACAGTGCAACTGTTCTTTTATGTAGTGGGTATGCGGCAACCCACATAACCTCATATAATTTATGTGGAAAGCCCTTTTTTTTTTTTAagttgtttggattgcttaccacatgtgtcacgtgATGTGAGAAGCCCGTTTAGTCCCACATAATTATGTGGGAAGATGCGGCAATATGCGGGACGTCCACAGCTCGTCCCACCTGCAGCCTGACTGAACCATAGTAGGTTTGTTTATAAATGGGGGCATTATTTTCTCTAATCTCTGCTCTCTCCAAAACAAACTTCACAGATGTGCAAAACTTGAGAGGGCCATCAAGGTACTCCCCATATGGCCCTCTGCGGCACACGTCCGCAAAGGTCATTGCACACGTCGTCCTTGTAGCAAGCTACGTGTTTGCATGTAGGCACCCGTAGCAGATTCCAAAGTTTAGGCTAATTAACCAACAAAGACAAGCAGGAGGACGATGCCCTTGCGACGGCTCGACCGTAAGCGCAGTCGCTGGCTGAAAGAAAGTGGGACCATGGAAGTTTCCCAATGTGTTCGGATATGAAAGATAAATTAGGGCACTCAGCGTATGTTTGTGTCCATTCAATATGTGGTGACTTTAGGGGTGTTCGGAGTCCCTCCGCTCCGGACTCAGCTTCGCAGAACTAGCGGAGCTGCGGGCTAAAATAATGGAGTTGAAAAATAGGCACTTCCCAGATCCGGTAATTCTGCGGAGCCGGTGGAGAGCCGAACAGGCCTAAGGGACCAATCAACCGAACATGCCCAAAGTAACCAGCAGCGCCGCACATTCCCGTGCCACCGTGGACAAAATTTGTTACAACTCTGCAAGGATCTCACATGAACCTTCAGCATCAGTGTGAGTCACCTCAGTGCATCCGAACTACTTACTCGTATAGTAGTAGAAGCGCAAAACAACGACAGGTCGACAGCAGACGGGCGCAGCGCACGCCGCTGTCTCCCACCCTTCTAaacccccctcccccttcccctccgccgccgccgccgccggcaatgGAGGGCCTCCACAACCTGCTCGCGCGCCCCAACTCCGCGCCGCTCGCCTTCTCCcccccgcgcccgcgcccgcgccgcaGGCCGCCCGTCGCCTGCCGCGCCGCGAGCCGCTGGGCCGACCGCCTCTTCGCCGACTTCCACCTcctcccccccgccgccgccgcgcccgagcCGCCGGCCGCGGCCCCCGCGGGCGTCTCCGCGTCCCCCTGCGTCCCGCTCTTCCCCGacgccgccgaccgctcccttccCCTCCAGGTCGACTTCTACAAGGTCAGACCCGTACAGCATTACTTCACGGGCATCCCGTGTGATTTAACTGAACCTAGTAACACACATCTGATACTGATAGATAAAGATGTATCGGTCTTGAAACGTGATGGTAATTTGTCGCAGAAAGGCCGTATCATCCAGCATTGTGCCTAGAATTTCCATTTTAAAGAATTCTCTCTAGGTTATCGTCTCACTCGATCCCATAAAAAGCATGACCCATTTTTACCTGATAAATTAACTAGGGGTGGAATGAAATTGCTGCAACATTTAATTAGTTTGGGAAATGATTGGTTCGCTTGCTCTGCTCAGGTTCTCGGCGCGGAACCGCATTTCCTCAGCGACGGCGTCAGGCGGGCCTTCGAGGCGAGGGCGGCCAAGCCACCGCAGTACGGCTACAACACAGATACCCTTGTTGGCCGTCGGCAAATACTGCAGCTTGCACATGAtactctcacaaaccagagctcccGCACCGAGTATGACCGCGCGCTCTCTGAGGACCGTGACATGGCGCTCACATTGGATGTTGCTTGGGACAAGGTGAGGCTGTAGGGGCAGTAAACGGTGCACTTGGATCTTGCAGGATTTCAGATAGCATTAGCATATAATTGGTCTCCGCTTAAACTGGGTATCTTGCCAATCAGGTTCCGGGTGTGCTGTGTGCCCTTCAGGAGGCTGGGGAGGCACAGGCAGTGCTCGCAATTGGAGAGCACTTGCTGCAGGACCGCCCGCCCAAGCAGTTCAAACAGGATGTGGTGCTGGCAATGGCTCTGGCCTATGTGGATCTATCAAGGGACGCAATGGCGGCTAGCCCTCCAGACGTAATCCGCTGCTGTGAGGTGCTTGAAAGGGCTCTCAAGCTCTTGCAGGTTAGCTGTTTTCACCACCAAACAGTATTGCAGATTTAATATGTTTATGATGGTGGCTTTACACAAACatttgctcttatatttctttacggatggAGCATTTATTAATCCCAGTGAACATAATTTTCTTCTTTTACTGCTGTttatactatgtaatctagattgatCTAATTGCTGTTAATGCTAGTATCAATTCTGATTTTATTTGGCTATAAGTAAGTCCCCTTATGGTAAACATAAGATGCAGCACCTTTCCTTTTAGTATTTCCGTATGTGATTTCTTTTAGTTAGGATTTATCAAACATCTGCTTCCATGTCTTCCAGAAGAGCAGGGATAGATCCTACTAATAGGTTTGTATAAGTAGTATAATAAATGTACAAGTCTAACTATACAAGATAAACGTATAAAAGGGAGACTCAGTAAAACAATGGTCTTTACATTTTACATTTTCACTGGGACGATATTGGAATTGGTTAGATTTAGATAAATATGTGAAAACCAGCATGAAATGCATGTGATGTATGTTGCTAAGAAAGATCTTCTGGAAGCAGTACTAAGATGTATGTTATCCTTTAGGAGGATGGGGCAATCAATCTCGCACCTGATCTGCTTTCACAAATTGATGAAACTCTGGAGGAGATCACACCTCGTTGTGTTTTGGAGCTTCTTGCCCTTCCTCTTGATGAAAAGCACCAGAGTAAACGCCAAGAAGGCCTTCGTGGTGTGAGAAACATTTTGTGGAGTGTTGGTAGAGGAGGTATTGCTACTGTTGGAGGAGGATTTTCGCGTGAAGCCTACATGAATGAGGCCTTTTTGCAGATGACATCAGCGGAGCAGGTTTGTAATTATCACCAGTTTTCATGAGGCAGTAGCCTTTTCATGTTTCTGTAGCACATGTTTCGAGAATGTGTTGATTCATTTGTATTACAAATCACAGATGGATTTCTTTTCAAAAACGCCTAATAGCATACCACCTGAATGGTTTGAAATCTATAGTGTGGCACTCGCAAATGTTGCTCAAGCAATTGTAAGTAAAAGGCCAGAGCTCATCATGGTGGCAGATGATCTTTTCGAACAGCTCCAGAAGTTCAATATAGGTTCTCAATATGCTTATGATAATGAATTGGATCTTGTGTTGGAAAGGGCACTTTGCTCATTGCTTGTGGGAGACATTAGCAACTGCAGAATTTGGCTTGCGATTGATAATGAATCCTCACCACATAGAGACCCCAAAATTGTAGAGTTTATTGTGAACAACTCTAGCATTGACCACCAGGAGAATGATCTTCTTCCAGGCATGTGTAAGCTTTTGGAGACTTGGCTTGTCTCAGAGGTTTTCCCTAGGAGCAGAGATACTCGAGGCATGCAGTTTACACTTGGAGACTACTACGATGATCCAAAAGTTTTAAGCTACCTAGAAATGATGGAAGGTGGTGGTGCTTCTCatttggctgctgctgctgctatagcaAAACTCGGTGCTCAAGCTACAGCTGCGCTCGGTACCGTGAAATCAAGTGCTATCCAAGCATTCAACAAGATTTTTCCATTGATAGAACAGCTAGATCGATCAGATATGGAGAATGCTAATGATGGCCCTGAGGAATCTGTCAATAAATTTGACCAGAAAACTATTATGGGATTTGATATCTGTGATCCCAAAAATGCTGCCCTGAAGATTGTCTCTgccagtgcattatttgctctgatGACAGTAATAGGCATGAAGTACTTGCCTCGTAACAAGGTGCTCCCTGCTATTAGAAGCGAGCATGAGTCCATGACAGTTGCTAATGTTGTTGACTCAGTTGATGGTAAGTAGACACTCCTTTACTTTCCAACTACtagtaaaaaaggaaaaaaaaaaaacTCTGCTCATGTGTTACTACTGGTCATGCTTGATGTCTAATGACATTACATTTTTGAGATTGTAGCTTTGGGTTGACGTTTTCAACAAAGCTGTGTACCAAATGTTTGATCCATATACAAATTTGTTTCTGAAATCATAGTGCTTATATGGTATTAATTATATATTTATTTATTGAAGATGATGCACCAGATGAGCCAATGCAGATTCCTAGAATGGATGCGAATCTGGTAGAAGGTATTGTTCGCAAGTGGCAGAGTATCAAATCCAAGGCCTTGGGATCAGATCATTCTTTGGAATCATTGCAAGAGGTGAGGTTCAAAACTTTGGCTGGCTGGCCTCTGTTGCTGGTCCTGTGTTTCCACTGACAAGATACCTTATGCAACCGGAGACACTTCAGATAGTCATATAGGTTACACTGTTCATAAGTATGCTTGAGTGATAGTAATCCTGTCACAGCATAATTTCTCGAGTTATTTCCACTGCCAACTTATCGCCCTTACAACGGTAACTGAAAACTGGTATTTCCATGTCTCCCACAGGTTCTTGATGGCAACATGCTGAAGGTATGGAGGGACCGAGCAGCGGAGATCGAGCGCAAAGGCTGGTTCTGGGACTACACACTGTCCGACGTGGCGATTGACAGCATCACCGTCTCCCTGGACGGACGACGGGCGACTGTGGAGGCGACGATCGAGGAGGCAGGCCAGCTTACCGATGCAGCCAACCCCAGGAACAACGATTTGTACGACACTAAGTACACCACCCGGTACGAGATGACCTTCACTGGACCAGGAGGGTGGAAGATAACAGAAGGTGCGGTCCTCAAGTCGTCATAGGGCGTTCGGTGTGCAGTAGACCGTTGTTGATTGATTCCTCCCGTGTTCTTTTTGGTGTGTAAATAAGCAGTCTAGGCCCTTTTCAGTTTGGAAGTTGGAGATAGTTTGGTTAGTCTGACTTGCAATCAGTGATGAGCTTTGTTTTTCCCTGTGTCGTGTTCGGATTATTGCTAGCCTGGAAGATCTTTGAGTTGGGGATAAGAGAAACGTAGTGCTGAATTTGCCGCTGAAATTGTCTTTTTGATCTTTCACAAAACCCGTACAAAAAAAATAGGGGAATGTTATTGTGCTGACCTTCCTTGGGAAGGAATGGCAAAACGTAAGGTTTTTTATGGCAAATTTAGTGTCTGAAGCTAGGAGTCCATCTCTCAAAGCAAGGGCCTCAGTTGTCGGGGCATCATTGACGAATTCAGTTGCTTGTCTATTGGATGCAATGACATTGCCATGATGAGCTATGATAAGTTAACCACTGTCATTGCAACAAAATCTGCCTATGGTTTTTCCCATCCGTAGCGTGCAATTCATGAGCTTGATTTTTTAGCCCtgctattgttcatgctagaatagcGCAATTCCCGAGCTTGCTTTTTTCTATCCCTGCTATAAGTCATGCAGAGTGCTAGAAGAGCCTGTGCTGATCGGGCCGGCACCTCAAAACTGGTGTTCAAATTTTGTGTTTTGACCTTTTGTGCAAAGTTTAGCCGGATTTGATCTCGGTTTTAAGAAAATTCAGGATCTGACCCTTTTCCTACCGTCGGGGTTGCTCGTTGCtggcggtagggtataacagcctaccgccGAGGACCCTGACGGTAGGGTAACGGCAGGCTTCATTAAGTGGATGTCTGGGGGCAGGCTTCATTAAGTGGATGTCTGGGATGACGTGGACTAAACCTCCTACCGCCAATATGTCTGCCGGTAGGTTGGTAAACCCTACTGCCTATCTGGCAGTCGGTAGGATTCAAAACCCCACTCAACACNNNNNNNNNNNNNNNNNNNNNNNNNNNNNNNNNNNNNNNNNNNNNNNNNNNNNNNNNNNNNNNNNNNNNNNNNNNNNNNNNNNNNNNNNNNNNNNNNNNNNNNNNNNNNNNNNNNNNNNNNNNNNNNNNNNNNNNNNNNNNNNNNNNNNNNNNNNNNNNNNNNNNNNNNNNNNNNNNNNN from Triticum dicoccoides isolate Atlit2015 ecotype Zavitan chromosome 6A, WEW_v2.0, whole genome shotgun sequence encodes:
- the LOC119318813 gene encoding allergen Asp f 7 homolog isoform X2, giving the protein MDAAAPTSIISIDAAVPPSTSIVAALAPPPTSSTAAPVPQSTSPMAAPAPPSNSSTARPEQLFISSMPAPAAPPSTSTMAVTGNGRKKRPRHEVPSFYSAELKKQVS
- the LOC119318813 gene encoding allergen Asp f 7 homolog isoform X1; protein product: MDAAAPTSIISIDAAVPPSTSIVAALAPPPTSSTAAPVPQSTSPMAAPAPPSNSSTARPEQLFISSMPAPAAPPSTSTMAVTGNGRKKRPRHEVPRSGCKKNKKIADYLIIPNMPSFYSAELKKQVS
- the LOC119314463 gene encoding protein ACCUMULATION AND REPLICATION OF CHLOROPLASTS 6, chloroplastic-like yields the protein MEGLHNLLARPNSAPLAFSPPRPRPRRRPPVACRAASRWADRLFADFHLLPPAAAAPEPPAAAPAGVSASPCVPLFPDAADRSLPLQVDFYKVLGAEPHFLSDGVRRAFEARAAKPPQYGYNTDTLVGRRQILQLAHDTLTNQSSRTEYDRALSEDRDMALTLDVAWDKVPGVLCALQEAGEAQAVLAIGEHLLQDRPPKQFKQDVVLAMALAYVDLSRDAMAASPPDVIRCCEVLERALKLLQEDGAINLAPDLLSQIDETLEEITPRCVLELLALPLDEKHQSKRQEGLRGVRNILWSVGRGGIATVGGGFSREAYMNEAFLQMTSAEQMDFFSKTPNSIPPEWFEIYSVALANVAQAIVSKRPELIMVADDLFEQLQKFNIGSQYAYDNELDLVLERALCSLLVGDISNCRIWLAIDNESSPHRDPKIVEFIVNNSSIDHQENDLLPGMCKLLETWLVSEVFPRSRDTRGMQFTLGDYYDDPKVLSYLEMMEGGGASHLAAAAAIAKLGAQATAALGTVKSSAIQAFNKIFPLIEQLDRSDMENANDGPEESVNKFDQKTIMGFDICDPKNAALKIVSASALFALMTVIGMKYLPRNKVLPAIRSEHESMTVANVVDSVDDDAPDEPMQIPRMDANLVEGIVRKWQSIKSKALGSDHSLESLQEVLDGNMLKVWRDRAAEIERKGWFWDYTLSDVAIDSITVSLDGRRATVEATIEEAGQLTDAANPRNNDLYDTKYTTRYEMTFTGPGGWKITEGAVLKSS